The Daucus carota subsp. sativus chromosome 2, DH1 v3.0, whole genome shotgun sequence genome includes a window with the following:
- the LOC108209503 gene encoding uncharacterized protein LOC108209503, translating into MLLDYWNDESIQEKARKNANARKHYVDTHTLGPKSLAQYRYKMKKVPGECEPCDAKIFIDTRKRDAKREYKISTEKIEKKIETITKRLSTGDAASDELGAKHGLNWLKGRCVKPANMSNSNAPTETYVKDLTTKIKEGFAAELEEKVKKVESEFQDKVKQVEAGVDQKVQQNLAFVFKKLAQANPDIKIDIQELCTTVGSDNDDGTPMTGGVSFK; encoded by the exons gaGAAAGCAAGGAAAAATGCAAATGCCCGTAAACATTATGTTGATACTCACACTCTTGGTCCCAAAAGTTTGGCACAGTATCGTTATAAGATG AAAAAGGTGCCAGGTGAGTGTGAACCATGTGATGCAAAGATTTTTATTGATACTCGGAAGCGAGATGCAAAACGTGAGTACAAGATCAGTactgaaaaaattgaaaagaaaatt GAAACTATTACCAAAAGACTTAGTACTGGAGATGCTGCTTCTGATGAACTTGGTGCAAAACACGGTCTGAATTGGCTCAAAGGTAGATGTGTAAAGCCAGCAAATATGTCCAATTCTAATGCACCAACAGAAACCTATGTTAAAGACCTTACCACAAAGATAAAAGAAGGGTTTGCTGCTGAGTTGGAGGAGAAAGTGAAGAAAGTGGAGTCTGAATTTCAAGATAAAGTGAAGCAGGTTGAAGCAGGAGTTGATCAGAAGGTGCAACAAAATTTGGCATTTGTCTTCAAAAAACTTGCACAAGCTAACCCGGACATCAAAATTGATATTCAGGAGTTGTGCACGACTGTTGGAAGTGATAATGATGATGGTACTCCTATGACCGGAGGCGTTAGCTTTAAGTAA